A single Bufo bufo chromosome 6, aBufBuf1.1, whole genome shotgun sequence DNA region contains:
- the LOC121004795 gene encoding E3 ubiquitin-protein ligase RNF135-like isoform X1: MEEEKLLVLRLQPQDLVCTVCFSYYAHPSTLPCGHTFCRGCLEKYWAENARCNCPLCQKNFKERPELNKNTDLSALLDALQAQDSRAHERCPSCTGAGALRLCLPCGAPLCQEHLVLHQDPTGRQRHLLVNLITASWPCMQHDRGLEYFCVSHSSPLCPECAVQHEECHPVHLLELYRKKQEIMRKRISHLEESITSKEHIISRHKDAYREIQILISDIKDNLTRDFREMRDYLEKQERAAFWRMKQEQDSAQRETSQLVQKLIADLDDMKRQKAQLEEQLEYDWISMLKDVKSEEIFTTSASHSPYTFDENRIVDTTDAVTQMKRSLLSHALLESTPCPPKQVLEDSFELSPGSSQPREQEISASLQVKPPSQLLQWATLVSFDRDTVSCRLSLSSDLKTVTVADKNYSYPKNERRFLSCQALCSEGFSVGCTYWEVSTADSNGWGIGVAASEIGKSQQLGDSDLSWCVKWNKERLSAWHKNEEIRIPLPRPSIVGVLLDCTEKLLSFYSVSPETEIQIHTFRVHFQTCLFPAVWLYGLNKGKSLTIRDIKRTNA; this comes from the exons atggaggaggagaagctgCTGGTGCTCCGGCTGCAGCCCCAGGACCTGGTGTGCACcgtctgcttcagctactatgcgCACCCCAGCACCCTGCCCTGCGGCCACACCTTCTGCAGGGGCTGCCTAGAGAAGTACTGGGCGGAGAACGCCCGCTGCAACTGCCCCTTGTGTCAGAAGAACTTCAAGGAGCGGCCGGAGCTGAACAAGAACACCGACCTGTCCGCTCTGCTGGACGCGCTGCAGGCCCAGGACAGCAGAGCCCATGAGCGCTGCCCCTCCTGTACCGGGGCAGGGGCCCTAAGGCTGTGCCTACCCTGCGGGGCCCCACTCTGCCAAGAGCACCTTGTGCTGCACCAAGATCCCACTGGAcgccagcgccacctgctggtcaacctcatcactgcatcctggcccTGCATGCAGCACGACAGAGGCCTGGAGTATTTCTGTGTTTCACACAGCTCCCCCTTGTGCCCAGAGTGTGCAGTGCAGCATGAGGAGTGTCACCCTGTGCATCTTCTGGAGCTATACAGGAAGAAGCAG GAGATTATGAGGAAGAGGATCAGTCACCTGGAGGAGAGCATCACAAGTAAGGAGCACATCATCAGCCGCCACAAGGACGCCTACCGGGAGATTCAG ATACTTATCTCTGACATTAAGGATAACTTGACCCGGGACTTCCGGGAAATGCGGGACTATTTGGAGAAGCAGGAGCGGGCTGCGTTCTGGAGGatgaagcaggagcaggacagTGCACAGAGAGAGACATCACAGCTGGTGCAAAAGCTGATTGCTGATCTTGATGACATGAAGAGGCAGAAGGCACAACTGGAGGAGCAGCTGGAGTATGACTGGATATCGATGCTGAAG GATGTCAAATCTGAGGAGATCTTCACAACATCAGCATCCCATAGCCCATACACCTTTGATGAGAACCGGATTGTGGACACCACCGATGCAGTGACCCAAATGAAGCGGAGTCTTCTGTCTCACGCACTCCTGGAATCCACCCCGTGCCCACCCAAACAAG TGCTGGAGGACTCCTTTGAGTTATCTCCCGGATCGTCCCAGCCTCGAGAGCAGGAGATCAGTGCCAGTCTTCAGGTGAAACCGCCCAGCCAACTTCTGCAGT GGGCGACTCTTGTCTCTTTTGACCGTGATACTGTCAGCTGTCGTCTGTCTCTTTCCTCCGACTTGAAGACTGTGACTGTGGCCGATAAGAATTATTCCTACCCCAAAAACGAGCGCAGGTTCCTCAGCTGTCAGGCTCTCTGCTCTGAAGGTTTCTCCGTAGGGTGCACCTACTGGGAGGTCAGCACCGCAGACAGCAATGGATGGGGCATTGGTGTGGCAGCCTCAGAAATCGGCAAAAGCCAACAACTCGGAGACAGCGACTTGTCCTGGTGTGTAAAGTGGAACAAGGAGCGTCTGAGCGCCTGGCACAAGAACGAGGAGATCCGGATCCCCCTGCCGCGGCCCTCCATTGTGGGTGTGCTCCTTGACTGCACAGAAAAGCTTCTCTCCTTCTATTCGGTCTCCCCAGAGACAGAGATCCAGATCCACACCTTCAGAGTCCATTTCCAGACCTGCCTGTTTCCAGCTGTTTGGTTGTATGGTCTAAACAAAGGGAAGTCGCTGACAATACGAGACATCAAGAGAACAAATGCATGA
- the LOC121004795 gene encoding E3 ubiquitin-protein ligase RNF135-like isoform X2, with protein MEEEKLLVLRLQPQDLVCTVCFSYYAHPSTLPCGHTFCRGCLEKYWAENARCNCPLCQKNFKERPELNKNTDLSALLDALQAQDSRAHERCPSCTGAGALRLCLPCGAPLCQEHLVLHQDPTGRQRHLLVNLITASWPCMQHDRGLEYFCVSHSSPLCPECAVQHEECHPVHLLELYRKKQILISDIKDNLTRDFREMRDYLEKQERAAFWRMKQEQDSAQRETSQLVQKLIADLDDMKRQKAQLEEQLEYDWISMLKDVKSEEIFTTSASHSPYTFDENRIVDTTDAVTQMKRSLLSHALLESTPCPPKQVLEDSFELSPGSSQPREQEISASLQVKPPSQLLQWATLVSFDRDTVSCRLSLSSDLKTVTVADKNYSYPKNERRFLSCQALCSEGFSVGCTYWEVSTADSNGWGIGVAASEIGKSQQLGDSDLSWCVKWNKERLSAWHKNEEIRIPLPRPSIVGVLLDCTEKLLSFYSVSPETEIQIHTFRVHFQTCLFPAVWLYGLNKGKSLTIRDIKRTNA; from the exons atggaggaggagaagctgCTGGTGCTCCGGCTGCAGCCCCAGGACCTGGTGTGCACcgtctgcttcagctactatgcgCACCCCAGCACCCTGCCCTGCGGCCACACCTTCTGCAGGGGCTGCCTAGAGAAGTACTGGGCGGAGAACGCCCGCTGCAACTGCCCCTTGTGTCAGAAGAACTTCAAGGAGCGGCCGGAGCTGAACAAGAACACCGACCTGTCCGCTCTGCTGGACGCGCTGCAGGCCCAGGACAGCAGAGCCCATGAGCGCTGCCCCTCCTGTACCGGGGCAGGGGCCCTAAGGCTGTGCCTACCCTGCGGGGCCCCACTCTGCCAAGAGCACCTTGTGCTGCACCAAGATCCCACTGGAcgccagcgccacctgctggtcaacctcatcactgcatcctggcccTGCATGCAGCACGACAGAGGCCTGGAGTATTTCTGTGTTTCACACAGCTCCCCCTTGTGCCCAGAGTGTGCAGTGCAGCATGAGGAGTGTCACCCTGTGCATCTTCTGGAGCTATACAGGAAGAAGCAG ATACTTATCTCTGACATTAAGGATAACTTGACCCGGGACTTCCGGGAAATGCGGGACTATTTGGAGAAGCAGGAGCGGGCTGCGTTCTGGAGGatgaagcaggagcaggacagTGCACAGAGAGAGACATCACAGCTGGTGCAAAAGCTGATTGCTGATCTTGATGACATGAAGAGGCAGAAGGCACAACTGGAGGAGCAGCTGGAGTATGACTGGATATCGATGCTGAAG GATGTCAAATCTGAGGAGATCTTCACAACATCAGCATCCCATAGCCCATACACCTTTGATGAGAACCGGATTGTGGACACCACCGATGCAGTGACCCAAATGAAGCGGAGTCTTCTGTCTCACGCACTCCTGGAATCCACCCCGTGCCCACCCAAACAAG TGCTGGAGGACTCCTTTGAGTTATCTCCCGGATCGTCCCAGCCTCGAGAGCAGGAGATCAGTGCCAGTCTTCAGGTGAAACCGCCCAGCCAACTTCTGCAGT GGGCGACTCTTGTCTCTTTTGACCGTGATACTGTCAGCTGTCGTCTGTCTCTTTCCTCCGACTTGAAGACTGTGACTGTGGCCGATAAGAATTATTCCTACCCCAAAAACGAGCGCAGGTTCCTCAGCTGTCAGGCTCTCTGCTCTGAAGGTTTCTCCGTAGGGTGCACCTACTGGGAGGTCAGCACCGCAGACAGCAATGGATGGGGCATTGGTGTGGCAGCCTCAGAAATCGGCAAAAGCCAACAACTCGGAGACAGCGACTTGTCCTGGTGTGTAAAGTGGAACAAGGAGCGTCTGAGCGCCTGGCACAAGAACGAGGAGATCCGGATCCCCCTGCCGCGGCCCTCCATTGTGGGTGTGCTCCTTGACTGCACAGAAAAGCTTCTCTCCTTCTATTCGGTCTCCCCAGAGACAGAGATCCAGATCCACACCTTCAGAGTCCATTTCCAGACCTGCCTGTTTCCAGCTGTTTGGTTGTATGGTCTAAACAAAGGGAAGTCGCTGACAATACGAGACATCAAGAGAACAAATGCATGA